From Candidatus Fusobacterium pullicola, the proteins below share one genomic window:
- a CDS encoding phage tail sheath family protein — translation VMDAKDNFIASRMMFNFLNNTLITNFWDKIDKPTNSNLIKNFKDSINIWLNGLQASGMLIGGRIEFRAEDNPKTSLLDGKVKFKIYFSPALPMEYAEFDCEIDTDYYNNLFSA, via the coding sequence GTAATGGATGCTAAAGATAATTTTATAGCTTCAAGAATGATGTTTAATTTCTTGAATAATACTTTAATAACAAACTTTTGGGATAAAATAGATAAACCAACTAATAGTAATCTTATTAAGAATTTTAAAGACAGTATAAATATATGGCTAAATGGCTTACAAGCTTCTGGAATGTTAATAGGTGGAAGAATAGAATTTAGAGCAGAAGATAATCCTAAAACATCACTTTTAGATGGAAAAGTAAAGTTTAAAATTTATTTTAGTCCAGCATTGCCTATGGAATATGCTGAATTTGATTGTGAGATAGATACAGATTATTATAATAATTTATTTTCAGCTTAA
- a CDS encoding phage major tail tube protein, with product MKIPEKIANYLLYVDGSRDQTALVDVDLPDIQFMTETISGAGIMGEMESITPGHTSVLTLALNIRAIIGNDFKVLEPRAYNLEIKAGIQSYDETEGKITTGKLSIMARGIPKGFSLGKASVGKATDSKREFTINYLKIEYDDTEVLELDKTNMIFRLNGIDYSADLRTAMGM from the coding sequence ATGAAAATACCAGAAAAAATAGCAAACTATCTGCTATATGTTGATGGTTCTAGAGATCAAACTGCTTTGGTAGATGTTGATTTACCCGATATCCAATTTATGACAGAAACAATATCAGGAGCGGGGATAATGGGTGAAATGGAGTCAATAACCCCTGGGCATACCTCAGTTCTTACTTTAGCTCTAAATATTAGAGCTATAATTGGGAATGATTTCAAGGTATTGGAACCGAGAGCTTATAACTTGGAAATAAAAGCTGGGATACAGTCATATGATGAAACTGAAGGGAAAATAACGACAGGAAAATTAAGTATTATGGCGAGAGGAATTCCAAAAGGATTTTCATTAGGAAAAGCTTCAGTTGGAAAAGCAACCGATAGTAAAAGAGAATTTACTATTAATTATTTGAAAATTGAATATGATGATACAGAGGTTCTTGAGTTAGATAAGACAAATATGATTTTTAGACTTAATGGAATTGATTATTCAGCAGATTTAAGAACTGCTATGGGAATGTAA